One Vicinamibacterales bacterium genomic window, AATCGCCTTGCGCACACCGATCTCGCGCGTGCGTTCGGTGACCGAGATGGTCATGATTGCCATCACGCCGATGCCGCCGACCATCAGCGCGATCGACGAAATCACCACCAGCGACAGCAGGATGGCGGCAGAAATCTGGTCCCAGACCGCGAGAATCGCGTCGGAGGTGACGAGATCGAAATCGTTGGGCTTGTCGAGCGTCAGGCCGTGGCGGATGCGCATGATCGTCTCAACCTCACGCATCGTTTCCTCGCGCGAGACGCCGTCGCGGGGCAGTACCGCGATCATGATCGGCATCCCCATCGGCCCGCGCTGGATGCGTTCGTGGCCGAACTGCTTGCGGAACGCCGTGTACGGCATGATCGCGAAATCGTCAGCCCCACCGAAGCCGCCAGGCGCCGGCCGCTTGCCGACCACCCCGAGAACGGTGTATTCGACGGTGCCGATGCGCACCGTCTTGCCGATCGGGTCGATCCCGCGTTTCTCGAACAAGGCCTGGTAGGGGCCGTAGCCGATCACCGCGACCGGTCTGCCGCGCCGCACTTCCTGCTCGGTGAATGCGCGCCCGACGTGCATCTTGGCGAAGTTGATGTTGACGTACTGTTCGGTGGTTCCCAGGATTCCGATCGGGCGCGTTCGTTCGCCGCCATAGAAGACCCGTTGCACCGGCGGCTGGCCTGGCCCGGCGCCCAGCCAGATGTCGGTCATGCCGACCGTCGTGCCGAGGCGCTCGATCGCCTGCATGTCAGCCAGCGTCAGGTTCGGGCGGCGCATCAGCTCCATGAACGACGCGCCCGAGGAGAAACTGAGACCGCCGAACTTCTGCACGAAGATGGTGTTCGGCCCGAGCGAGTTGATCGACTCGCGCAGCGAGGTGTCGAAGCCGCGGATCAGCGAGGTCATGCCGACGATCGAGGTGACGCCGATCACCACGCCGAGCACGGTCAGCGCCGATCGCATCTTGTTGCTGCGCAGCGTGCCGAAGGCCATGTCGGCCGTTTCGCGCAGTAAGGCGATTTGCTTGGTCAGGGCGGACATGGCTTATTCCCGGCGCAGGGCTTCGATCGGGTCCAGCGACGCGGCGCGGCGGGCCGGATAGTAGCCGAACACCAGGCCGACCAGCGCGGTGATGGTCACGCCCAGGATCACCGACCACGCCTCGACACTCGACGGCACCGGCGTCAGCGACGAGATGATGGTCGAGAACAGCGCGCCGAGCGCGATGCCGACGATGCCGCCGACGATCGACAGCGTGATCGACTCGGTCAGCACCTGCGACATGATGTCGCGCCGCTTGGCGCCGAGCGCCTTGCGCAGGCCGATCTCGCGGGTGCGCTCGCTCACCACCATCAGCATGATGTTCATGATCACGATGCCGCCGACCAGCAGCGACAGCCCGACGATGCCGACCAGCAGCACGGCGATGCCGGCGGTGGCCTGCTGGAAGATCCCGAGCACCGAATCGGAGGCGACGATGCCGAAGTTGTCGGGCTCGGCCGGCTTCAGGCCGCGCGCCACCCGCAGGGCGACGCGGGTTTCGTCCTTGGCCGTCGCCACCAGCGTCGCGTCGCGCGGCTTGATCATGATCTGCAGCGACTGCCGCGCCCCGAACAGCTTCTGGAACGACCCCAGCGGAATGACCACGAATTCGTCGAGCGACTGGCCGAAGGCGGCGCCCTTCTTCTTGCTGACGCCAACCACCGTGAACGGCACGCCGGCGATGCGAATGTCCTTGTCGAGCGGGTCGGCGGCGCCGAACAGGCGATCGGCCACGCCCCAGCCGATCAGCGCCACCAGTCGCTTGCGCGAGACCTCGGTCGGCGTCACCATGCGGCCGCGCTCGGCGTCGAACGTCGTGAAGTCCAGGTACTCCTCGCTGACGCCCTGCACCTGGATCGACTCCAGTTCCTCATCCCGGTAGGCGACCCGTGTCGAGGTCTGGGCCTGCGCCATCACCGAGTCGACCGCCTGCCCGAAGCGCTTGATCGCCGTCGCGTCCTTGAGCGTGACCAGCGGGTTGTTGCGCATCCGCTCGAACTCATCTTCGTTCTGCGTGATGCCCATCCGCTGGACCGTGAAGGAATCGGCGCCCAGGTCCGACACGATCGCGTCGGTGACCGCCTCGTTGACCCCGGTGATCAGCGCGACCACCGTGATAATTGACGACACCGCGACGATGTTGCCGAGCAGGGTCAGCAACGATCGGAGCTTGTTGGCCCAGATCGAGTCCAGCGCGAGCAGGATCGATTCGTAGAGCTGCGCCATCGGACCGCGCTATCCGCCAACCCGGACGCGCACGCCTGAGGCCGCGCCGCCTGCCGCGCCGGGGGCGCCCGCCTCACGCACGGCGTCGCCTTCGAACAGCGTCCGCACCGA contains:
- a CDS encoding ABC transporter permease; translation: MSALTKQIALLRETADMAFGTLRSNKMRSALTVLGVVIGVTSIVGMTSLIRGFDTSLRESINSLGPNTIFVQKFGGLSFSSGASFMELMRRPNLTLADMQAIERLGTTVGMTDIWLGAGPGQPPVQRVFYGGERTRPIGILGTTEQYVNINFAKMHVGRAFTEQEVRRGRPVAVIGYGPYQALFEKRGIDPIGKTVRIGTVEYTVLGVVGKRPAPGGFGGADDFAIMPYTAFRKQFGHERIQRGPMGMPIMIAVLPRDGVSREETMREVETIMRIRHGLTLDKPNDFDLVTSDAILAVWDQISAAILLSLVVISSIALMVGGIGVMAIMTISVTERTREIGVRKAIGARRREILVQFLIEAAVLTSVGGILGVLGGSAIGLIVNLISGFPVSLPWWSFALGLGFSASIGIFFGMLPAWRASRLDPIEALRYE
- a CDS encoding ABC transporter permease, producing the protein MAQLYESILLALDSIWANKLRSLLTLLGNIVAVSSIITVVALITGVNEAVTDAIVSDLGADSFTVQRMGITQNEDEFERMRNNPLVTLKDATAIKRFGQAVDSVMAQAQTSTRVAYRDEELESIQVQGVSEEYLDFTTFDAERGRMVTPTEVSRKRLVALIGWGVADRLFGAADPLDKDIRIAGVPFTVVGVSKKKGAAFGQSLDEFVVIPLGSFQKLFGARQSLQIMIKPRDATLVATAKDETRVALRVARGLKPAEPDNFGIVASDSVLGIFQQATAGIAVLLVGIVGLSLLVGGIVIMNIMLMVVSERTREIGLRKALGAKRRDIMSQVLTESITLSIVGGIVGIALGALFSTIISSLTPVPSSVEAWSVILGVTITALVGLVFGYYPARRAASLDPIEALRRE